The following are from one region of the Oreochromis aureus strain Israel breed Guangdong linkage group 1, ZZ_aureus, whole genome shotgun sequence genome:
- the LOC116313316 gene encoding uncharacterized protein LOC116313316 isoform X2 produces MNSMEKKLADLIREHPNLYDPRRRDYKDNMKGHLSWKEIADAMGKSEEEVKLKWKNLRDKFCKAKKRLAKRHFPLLDDNEDPADRHTPVLYSQLSWLTAYVKPRGERGMGEPEVPGRAGNAEKEQDKEEKAQLGSLPVVSTSFSLPESCPTSDQDVGGSLKRKRQTSAETEISSADALSNLRDEDELFLLSLLPSLKRLTIKKRMEVRMKFQQVLYAAEFED; encoded by the exons atgaactcGATGGAAAAGAAGCTGGCGGATTTGATACGTGAACACCCGAATCTGTACGATCCAAGACGGCGGGACTACAAAGACAACATGAAGGGGCATCTGTCGTGGAAAGAGATCGCGGACGCCATGGGAAAGTCGGAGGAAGAGGTGAAGCTGAAATGGAAAAATCTGCGCGACAAGTTCTGTAAAGCGAAGAAGCGACTGGCCAAGAGACACTTCCCCCTGCTGGACGACAACGAGGATCCGGCAGACAGGCATACCCCCGTGCTGTACAGCCAGCTATCCTGGCTCACCGCCTATGTCAAACCCAGAGGAGAAAGAGGCATGGGGGAGCCAGAA GTACCTGGTAGAGCAGGCAACGCTGAGAAGGAGCAAGACAAAGAGGAGAAGGCGCAGCTGGGCTCTCTGCCTGTCGTCAGCACCAGCTTTTCTCTTCCGGAGTCCTGTCCGACCAGCGATCAGGACGTGGGAGGCTCTCTTAAGCGCAAAAGACAAACATCCGCAGAAACGGAGATAAGTTCTGCAGATGCCCTCAGCAACCTCAGAGATGAGGATGAACTGTTTTTGCTCAGCCTCCTGCCGTCACTGAAGAGGCTAACCATTAAAAAAAGGATGGAGGTGCGAATGAAATTTCAGCAAGTGCTTTATGCTGCTGAGTTTGAGGACTAA
- the LOC116313316 gene encoding uncharacterized protein LOC116313316 isoform X1, with the protein MNSMEKKLADLIREHPNLYDPRRRDYKDNMKGHLSWKEIADAMGKSEEEVKLKWKNLRDKFCKAKKRLAKRHFPLLDDNEDPADRHTPVLYSQLSWLTAYVKPRGERGMGEPEVCVRHSVPGRAGNAEKEQDKEEKAQLGSLPVVSTSFSLPESCPTSDQDVGGSLKRKRQTSAETEISSADALSNLRDEDELFLLSLLPSLKRLTIKKRMEVRMKFQQVLYAAEFED; encoded by the exons atgaactcGATGGAAAAGAAGCTGGCGGATTTGATACGTGAACACCCGAATCTGTACGATCCAAGACGGCGGGACTACAAAGACAACATGAAGGGGCATCTGTCGTGGAAAGAGATCGCGGACGCCATGGGAAAGTCGGAGGAAGAGGTGAAGCTGAAATGGAAAAATCTGCGCGACAAGTTCTGTAAAGCGAAGAAGCGACTGGCCAAGAGACACTTCCCCCTGCTGGACGACAACGAGGATCCGGCAGACAGGCATACCCCCGTGCTGTACAGCCAGCTATCCTGGCTCACCGCCTATGTCAAACCCAGAGGAGAAAGAGGCATGGGGGAGCCAGAAGTGTGTGTCCGCCATTCg GTACCTGGTAGAGCAGGCAACGCTGAGAAGGAGCAAGACAAAGAGGAGAAGGCGCAGCTGGGCTCTCTGCCTGTCGTCAGCACCAGCTTTTCTCTTCCGGAGTCCTGTCCGACCAGCGATCAGGACGTGGGAGGCTCTCTTAAGCGCAAAAGACAAACATCCGCAGAAACGGAGATAAGTTCTGCAGATGCCCTCAGCAACCTCAGAGATGAGGATGAACTGTTTTTGCTCAGCCTCCTGCCGTCACTGAAGAGGCTAACCATTAAAAAAAGGATGGAGGTGCGAATGAAATTTCAGCAAGTGCTTTATGCTGCTGAGTTTGAGGACTAA